One Amorphoplanes digitatis genomic window carries:
- the dnaB gene encoding replicative DNA helicase, whose product MSITDDARPESRPQSSPGDKAPGGRPPGAGGPPHTGGFDKSPPQDIAAEQSVLGGMLLSKDAIADVVEILKSHDFYRPVHATVFDTILELYGRGEPADGVTVAAALSDSGDLQRIGGVPYLHTLIESVPTAANAAYYARIVSERAVLRRLVEAGTRITQLGYGTGGNGGMDVDDIVDLAQQAVYDVTERRVSEDFAVLADMLQPTLDEIEAVGATNGMMTGVPTGFSDLDRLLNGLHAGQLIIVAGRPGLGKSTASMDFARNAAIRSNCASAIFSLEMSKIEIVMRLLSAEARVPLHVLRSGQLSDDDWTKLARRMGEISEAPIFVDDTPSMNLMEIRAKARRLKQRHNLKLIVVDYLQLMSSPKKTESRQQEVAELSRGLKLLAKEVECPVIAVSQLNRGPEQRTDKRPQLSDLRESGSIEQDADVVILLHRDDYYDKESPRAGEADFIVAKHRNGPTDTVTVAAQLHLSRFVDMAIV is encoded by the coding sequence ATGTCGATCACCGACGACGCACGACCGGAGTCCCGGCCGCAGTCATCGCCAGGGGACAAGGCCCCAGGTGGCCGCCCGCCCGGCGCAGGCGGTCCGCCGCATACCGGCGGCTTCGACAAGTCCCCACCGCAGGACATCGCGGCCGAGCAGAGCGTGCTCGGCGGCATGCTGCTTTCCAAGGACGCCATCGCCGATGTCGTCGAGATCCTCAAGTCGCACGACTTCTATCGCCCGGTCCACGCCACCGTCTTCGACACGATCCTCGAGCTCTACGGGCGAGGCGAGCCGGCCGACGGCGTCACCGTGGCGGCGGCGCTCTCCGACTCGGGCGACCTGCAACGCATCGGCGGCGTGCCCTACCTGCACACCCTCATCGAGAGCGTGCCGACCGCGGCCAACGCCGCCTACTACGCCCGCATCGTCTCCGAGCGCGCCGTGCTGCGCCGCCTCGTCGAGGCGGGCACCAGGATCACCCAGCTCGGCTACGGCACGGGCGGCAACGGCGGCATGGACGTCGACGACATCGTCGACCTGGCACAGCAGGCCGTCTACGACGTGACCGAGCGGCGGGTCAGCGAGGACTTCGCGGTCCTGGCCGACATGCTTCAGCCGACGCTGGACGAGATCGAGGCGGTCGGCGCCACCAACGGCATGATGACCGGCGTCCCGACGGGCTTCTCCGACCTGGACCGCCTGCTCAACGGCCTGCACGCCGGCCAGCTGATCATCGTGGCCGGCCGACCCGGCCTCGGCAAGTCGACGGCGTCGATGGACTTCGCCCGCAACGCGGCCATCCGGTCCAACTGCGCCAGCGCCATCTTCTCCCTGGAAATGAGCAAGATCGAGATCGTGATGCGGCTCCTGTCGGCCGAGGCCCGCGTCCCGCTGCACGTCCTGCGCTCGGGCCAGCTCTCCGACGACGACTGGACCAAGCTGGCCCGCCGGATGGGCGAGATCAGCGAGGCCCCGATCTTCGTCGACGACACCCCCAGCATGAACCTGATGGAGATCCGGGCGAAGGCCCGCCGCCTCAAGCAACGCCACAACCTGAAGCTGATCGTGGTCGACTACCTCCAGCTGATGTCCTCGCCGAAAAAGACGGAGAGCCGCCAGCAGGAGGTCGCGGAGCTGTCCCGAGGCCTGAAGCTGCTGGCCAAGGAGGTCGAGTGCCCGGTGATCGCGGTCAGCCAGCTGAACCGTGGCCCGGAACAACGCACGGACAAGCGCCCTCAGCTGTCCGACCTGCGTGAGTCCGGCTCGATCGAGCAGGACGCCGACGTGGTGATCCTGCTGCACCGCGACGACTACTACGACAAGGAGTCACCGCGGGCGGGCGAGGCGGACTTCATCGTGGCCAAGCACCGAAACGGCCCGACGGACACGGTGACGGTGGCGGCCCAGCTACACCTGTCCCGCTTCGTCGACATGGCGATCGTCTAG
- a CDS encoding toxin glutamine deamidase domain-containing protein: protein MTVLPSPIPHPLDYCPFDVPQWAYEALEWVVGFDWPEGDEKATWDVADRWYAIAGRLAEPRGEAHDAAAQVLSAYGGTGAQAFSGAWQRVAGDDDAPLNSLLAIADELGRLVEECGCDIEGAKLEAWIEIGLFLIELIGMAVAVALTLGAASPAAGGLIAATRIAIQQIFKRLIEQMSKKAIKKTLKEAGERATRQLTSRAGLTKLGREGLREGLDEAREEFATSGGIQLYQNSTGRADGIDARDLGMSAAGGFAGGAAAGGAGIGRGQHHGGVARGVGAEVLGEFGGAAVSGDLPDLESVAKSASSGAGGAVLGGASTSFTGGLADRVGDLKVPGSSTVPAGLAGPEAGPVESGAGAVPVSADAAVPGSGASSISSDPASRALPDSSGGPAGGNLAGAGFSAVGADGSGLSGSAQDSGAGLSSGSAGTSGSAGTSTSADGPTTSVLSVAETVRADPSTAAGSSPSGPTVAGTVSADPTAAAGPSPSGPTIAGTVSAEPTTVGSLPPGPAVAGTVPAEPSAAGSLPPGPTVAGSAPAGPAVAGPAGSGLFGLGNSGAALSPWSPFGTDHTSPGTGPTPAPPGAGPSLVAPATGPTHTPPTTGSTHTPPTTGPTHTPPRAGPNPAAPGTGPNPIAPAAGPNLATPETRPDLATPGTRPDLTSPGTRPDPTSPGTRPNPTDFGTRPNPTDLGTRPAVTPGGSGTGLTPSDTDAARTTPPAESLAAPGPGGAGTSAGFVRGGVPPASLFDTGVPAVGGLGAGMVPVRAEPGGAAPPRPPHGGAPGGDGGPRDGAADVPSSGVDPAVLLAGPPGGRVSAPEAAGVSPEVDGYIRHARELRLAHARARRTDALEYFEGKAESARQRARRARRSARVARFLKLDPGMAAYFRAGVDLAIADAERADAQAAALRDPNWVPPPGSSVEIAPHEWHRANEDRGHLALGGLSAGDRSMLTDSDHPPSIDRTRRYGSWAGLRPPLARHQAELEDAMPRDRNGGPVRLADPRAPYFRLVNDGGAQADPTRGINCQDCVLSFFDTYMHGRPRVSAPRTFDAYSEGDPQRPMYGEEIGLERVEHATGGRLQSLCPMVAGEEPAEARRRVDRALADVSAQLLAGGHGSFAFLVNAWEGGSAHSWAAVNQNGEILFVDPQSGLVTESQPLYGHRGWPDPGNVVAMDALVVSGQGIPMPFLDRPDGTWRPRQTTLPPPPPRPTPIYYSAAYRDGPDVGPERLSDSSPTDRRTHAERPEPHPPPEPTPPEPNPRPEPAPRPDPIPPRPEPAPRPRPIPSPRQPVDRIAEALEPRPAPVDRIAEALAPRDGSSVSSGIAREAAASETAFDQAFGSGPSVRAERLRRAGLDARERRSYRGYLEHARTTHEENRRADYADYLMRIADDRRARVLELGRQADTALAAGATLRGDHLRAEARLTSEDAASLETRAESVLAGDLAPARVEIEPADWFRINDDVGTMAVGAVETGDRSALSGTDIPPPVEHGRPYGRRGGLRAPLAVHQRDLENAMPRDANGRVSRLADPRIGEWFGLANDGGPQADPTRGINCVDGVLALFDTYLHGRPRVSAPRTFDSYAQGDPTRPLGAEVDGLTRIEDTMGAEFQGLCPYVGGLNHPQAKQAVDKAMTNLHNHLYNSGHGAFAVIVTDSEGGTAHAWAAVNQGGTILFLDPQTGRLSQDTPLYTHTGRTNDGNVVSMDAVVVNGRGEPAPLPYHQPGLWSRASLAPTGTGPAIPPEDRQAIEAAVHAVEPVAERISAQLHQVVAELNAGGGQPAMEVVREEHRVKTADSLARTFAVESEFEVLDVSEFLQGVKDRVRFSVRLSEEGYVDAVESVLGRLGELGFQTDRIVNFWGGGGRHNGLNVTLRDAAGFVFELQFPTALSLSIGDDTHPDYETLRLKREPARLRVDAFLRMLALNKERDVAAHQPEGLDRLPIDKTVDTTLERFIADEPAAWGTYARDLDRRGMSVEEALDQYGLTLDEVLPGTRSDDGDGRREIRLSGGSEVRPVGRDNQPDRLPGPAGRAVPGGDLERTPEGLDLRPGAGGPDAVRRQVPGPDAGDRSGGGGTDRPGDAGHGTAERGDPAEDVRGGRADGLAVRPTPGGLTTSLTVDDFDLKTAERRMLDRLPPHETARIAASVEDARIVAARVLVDLRGIENELADAVPPPKLVGTEHSCKTWESLGRAYLEQVETEGSDLDEFLAGAKDRVRFSFQISDAEYTATVQAIFDALRGLGYRPGRMVNFWQGGGRHNGLNVTVTDPSGAKFELQFPTALSWEIGKKTHRLYEVIRFPLAPFESRVDAFLRVLAVNKRAEIATHQPTDVERLGPMKTVDTSFGTWIAKHSDEWNRLASSRVPFQEILDRHALTQDDVFGTSRSELDDDRHGVRLSDDPEVGRVGHDNEHGGPPHRRGSPSPGGPVERPPEGMDLRTGPGGSLHLRRPATGPGPGDRPSDGGRDRTGRAAGRPSDRGEPDEAVRGGRTDGLDVRPAPGVTPPAEGRDSRPGEDPPDAGHE, encoded by the coding sequence GTGACCGTCCTGCCCAGCCCGATACCGCACCCGCTGGACTACTGCCCGTTCGACGTGCCGCAGTGGGCGTACGAGGCGCTCGAGTGGGTGGTGGGCTTCGACTGGCCGGAGGGCGACGAGAAGGCCACCTGGGACGTCGCCGACCGCTGGTACGCGATCGCCGGCCGGCTGGCGGAGCCCCGCGGCGAGGCGCACGACGCCGCCGCCCAGGTGCTGTCGGCCTACGGCGGCACCGGCGCGCAGGCGTTCAGCGGCGCGTGGCAGCGGGTCGCCGGCGACGACGACGCGCCGCTCAACTCGCTGCTCGCGATCGCCGACGAGCTGGGAAGACTCGTCGAGGAGTGCGGCTGCGACATCGAGGGGGCCAAGCTCGAGGCCTGGATCGAGATCGGACTGTTCCTGATCGAGCTGATCGGCATGGCCGTCGCGGTGGCCCTGACGCTGGGCGCGGCGTCGCCGGCGGCGGGCGGGCTCATCGCGGCCACCCGGATCGCGATCCAGCAGATCTTCAAGCGCCTGATCGAGCAGATGAGCAAGAAGGCGATCAAGAAGACGCTGAAGGAGGCGGGCGAGCGGGCGACCCGGCAGCTCACCAGCAGGGCCGGCCTGACGAAGCTCGGCCGGGAGGGGCTGCGGGAAGGGCTTGACGAGGCCCGGGAGGAGTTCGCGACCAGCGGTGGAATCCAGCTCTATCAGAACTCGACCGGGCGTGCCGACGGGATCGACGCCCGCGATCTGGGCATGTCCGCGGCCGGCGGATTCGCCGGGGGAGCCGCGGCCGGCGGGGCCGGGATCGGGCGTGGGCAGCACCATGGCGGGGTGGCCCGGGGTGTCGGCGCCGAGGTGCTGGGGGAGTTCGGTGGGGCCGCGGTCAGTGGTGATCTGCCGGATCTCGAGAGCGTGGCGAAGTCGGCCAGCTCGGGGGCCGGCGGGGCGGTACTGGGCGGGGCATCGACGAGCTTCACCGGCGGGCTGGCCGATCGGGTCGGCGATCTGAAGGTGCCCGGTTCGTCCACTGTGCCGGCTGGACTCGCCGGGCCTGAGGCTGGGCCGGTGGAGTCCGGCGCCGGGGCGGTGCCCGTTTCGGCAGATGCTGCGGTTCCTGGGTCCGGGGCGTCGTCAATTTCTTCAGATCCCGCGTCGCGTGCGCTGCCGGACTCTTCGGGTGGGCCGGCGGGCGGGAACCTCGCCGGGGCCGGCTTCTCGGCGGTGGGCGCTGACGGGTCCGGCCTGTCGGGGTCGGCGCAGGACTCCGGCGCCGGGCTCTCCTCGGGGTCGGCCGGGACCTCGGGGTCCGCCGGGACCTCGACGTCCGCCGATGGCCCGACGACCTCTGTCCTCTCGGTCGCTGAAACGGTGCGTGCCGACCCCTCCACTGCCGCCGGATCTTCGCCGTCCGGACCGACCGTCGCTGGAACGGTGTCCGCCGACCCCACCGCTGCCGCCGGACCTTCGCCGTCCGGACCGACCATTGCCGGAACGGTGTCCGCCGAGCCAACCACCGTCGGATCTCTGCCGCCTGGGCCCGCCGTCGCCGGGACGGTGCCTGCCGAGCCCTCCGCCGCCGGATCCTTGCCGCCCGGGCCGACCGTCGCCGGATCCGCTCCGGCCGGACCCGCCGTCGCCGGGCCTGCGGGATCTGGGCTGTTCGGTCTCGGAAATTCGGGAGCGGCGCTCAGTCCTTGGTCGCCGTTCGGGACCGACCACACATCGCCCGGGACCGGGCCGACGCCCGCTCCTCCCGGCGCCGGGCCAAGCCTCGTCGCCCCAGCAACCGGGCCGACCCACACACCTCCCACGACCGGGTCTACCCACACTCCTCCCACGACCGGGCCGACCCACACTCCTCCCAGGGCTGGGCCGAACCCGGCTGCTCCCGGGACCGGGCCGAACCCCATCGCCCCGGCGGCTGGGCCGAATCTCGCTACTCCCGAGACTCGGCCGGATCTCGCTACCCCCGGGACCAGGCCAGACCTGACTAGCCCTGGGACCAGGCCAGACCCCACTAGTCCCGGGACCAGGCCAAACCCCACTGACTTTGGAACCAGGCCGAACCCCACTGACCTCGGGACCAGGCCCGCTGTCACTCCGGGCGGGTCCGGAACGGGCCTTACCCCGTCGGATACCGACGCAGCCCGAACCACGCCGCCGGCCGAGAGTCTCGCCGCGCCGGGTCCGGGCGGGGCCGGAACGTCGGCCGGGTTCGTGCGCGGCGGGGTGCCTCCTGCCAGCCTCTTCGATACCGGGGTGCCCGCGGTCGGCGGGCTTGGCGCCGGCATGGTTCCGGTGCGGGCCGAACCCGGTGGTGCCGCTCCCCCGCGACCGCCACACGGTGGGGCGCCCGGTGGGGACGGCGGGCCTCGGGACGGTGCTGCGGACGTACCGTCATCGGGGGTTGACCCGGCGGTTCTCCTCGCCGGGCCGCCCGGTGGAAGGGTGTCCGCGCCGGAGGCCGCGGGGGTTTCGCCCGAGGTGGACGGTTATATCCGGCATGCGCGGGAACTACGCCTGGCCCACGCGCGGGCGCGGCGAACCGATGCCCTGGAGTACTTCGAGGGGAAAGCGGAGAGTGCGCGGCAACGGGCTCGAAGGGCGCGGCGATCCGCCCGGGTCGCACGGTTCCTGAAGCTCGACCCGGGCATGGCGGCCTACTTCAGGGCCGGTGTCGACCTGGCGATCGCGGATGCCGAACGGGCTGACGCGCAGGCCGCGGCCCTGAGGGACCCGAACTGGGTGCCGCCGCCCGGTTCGTCGGTCGAGATCGCACCGCACGAGTGGCACCGCGCCAACGAGGATCGCGGGCACCTCGCGCTGGGCGGCCTGTCGGCCGGCGACCGGTCGATGCTCACCGACAGCGACCATCCGCCGTCCATCGACCGGACCAGACGGTACGGGTCCTGGGCCGGCCTGCGCCCGCCCCTCGCCCGGCACCAGGCCGAGCTCGAAGACGCCATGCCACGGGACCGAAACGGTGGTCCGGTGCGGCTCGCGGATCCGCGGGCACCGTACTTCCGGCTGGTGAACGACGGCGGGGCGCAGGCCGATCCGACGCGCGGCATCAATTGTCAGGATTGCGTGCTGTCGTTCTTCGACACCTACATGCACGGGCGGCCACGGGTCTCCGCGCCGCGGACCTTCGACGCCTACAGCGAGGGAGACCCGCAAAGGCCGATGTACGGCGAGGAGATCGGGCTGGAGCGGGTCGAACACGCGACCGGCGGACGGCTCCAGTCGCTGTGCCCGATGGTCGCCGGCGAGGAACCCGCCGAGGCGCGGCGGCGGGTCGACCGGGCGCTGGCGGACGTGTCGGCCCAGCTGCTGGCCGGCGGCCACGGTTCGTTCGCGTTCCTGGTGAACGCGTGGGAGGGCGGTTCGGCGCACTCCTGGGCGGCGGTGAACCAGAACGGCGAGATCCTGTTCGTCGACCCGCAGTCGGGCCTGGTGACCGAGTCGCAGCCGCTGTACGGCCACCGCGGATGGCCGGATCCCGGCAACGTGGTGGCCATGGACGCGCTGGTCGTGAGCGGCCAGGGCATCCCGATGCCGTTCCTGGACCGCCCGGACGGGACCTGGCGGCCACGGCAGACGACGCTGCCGCCTCCGCCGCCGCGGCCGACGCCGATCTACTACTCGGCGGCGTACCGGGACGGGCCGGACGTCGGCCCGGAGCGGCTATCGGACTCTTCGCCGACCGACCGGCGGACCCACGCCGAGCGTCCCGAGCCACACCCGCCGCCCGAGCCGACGCCACCCGAGCCGAACCCGCGGCCCGAGCCCGCGCCCCGCCCCGACCCGATCCCGCCGAGGCCGGAGCCGGCTCCCCGGCCCCGCCCGATTCCGTCGCCGCGGCAGCCGGTCGACCGGATCGCGGAGGCCCTCGAGCCCAGGCCGGCCCCGGTCGACCGCATCGCCGAGGCGCTCGCGCCCCGTGACGGGTCCTCGGTGTCCTCGGGGATCGCGCGGGAGGCCGCCGCATCCGAGACCGCGTTCGACCAGGCCTTCGGATCCGGGCCCTCGGTGCGGGCGGAGCGGCTGCGGCGGGCCGGGCTCGACGCCCGGGAACGCCGCTCGTACCGCGGGTACCTGGAGCACGCCAGGACGACCCACGAGGAGAACCGGCGCGCCGACTACGCCGACTACCTGATGCGGATCGCCGACGACCGGCGCGCCAGGGTGCTCGAACTCGGCCGGCAGGCGGACACCGCCCTGGCCGCCGGCGCCACCCTCCGGGGCGATCATCTGCGCGCCGAGGCACGACTCACCAGCGAGGACGCCGCGTCACTGGAGACCCGGGCCGAGTCGGTGCTCGCCGGGGACCTCGCGCCCGCCCGGGTCGAGATCGAGCCCGCCGACTGGTTCCGGATCAACGACGACGTCGGCACCATGGCGGTCGGCGCGGTGGAAACCGGCGACCGGTCGGCGCTGTCCGGCACCGACATCCCGCCGCCGGTCGAGCACGGCCGGCCGTACGGCCGGCGGGGCGGCCTGCGTGCGCCGCTGGCCGTACACCAGCGTGACCTGGAAAACGCCATGCCGCGAGACGCAAACGGCAGGGTGTCGCGACTGGCCGATCCGCGGATCGGCGAGTGGTTCGGACTGGCGAACGACGGCGGACCGCAGGCGGACCCCACCCGCGGGATCAACTGCGTCGACGGCGTGCTCGCGCTGTTCGACACATACCTGCATGGCCGCCCCCGCGTTTCGGCGCCACGAACCTTCGACTCGTACGCACAGGGCGACCCGACCAGGCCGCTGGGCGCGGAGGTCGACGGGCTCACGCGGATCGAAGACACGATGGGCGCCGAGTTCCAGGGGCTGTGCCCGTACGTCGGTGGCCTGAACCATCCGCAGGCCAAGCAGGCGGTCGACAAGGCGATGACCAACCTGCACAACCACCTGTACAACTCGGGCCACGGCGCGTTCGCCGTCATCGTCACGGACTCCGAAGGCGGAACGGCACACGCCTGGGCGGCGGTCAACCAGGGCGGCACGATCCTGTTCCTGGATCCCCAGACCGGCCGCCTGTCACAGGACACCCCCCTCTACACCCACACCGGCCGAACCAACGACGGCAACGTCGTGTCGATGGACGCGGTCGTCGTCAACGGCCGGGGCGAACCGGCACCCCTGCCCTACCACCAGCCGGGCCTGTGGAGCCGCGCGTCCCTGGCCCCGACCGGCACCGGCCCGGCAATTCCCCCCGAGGATCGCCAGGCCATCGAGGCGGCCGTTCACGCGGTGGAGCCCGTGGCGGAGCGCATCTCCGCTCAGCTTCACCAGGTCGTCGCGGAGTTGAACGCCGGCGGCGGTCAGCCGGCTATGGAAGTGGTGCGCGAAGAGCATCGGGTCAAGACGGCCGACTCCCTGGCGCGCACCTTCGCCGTCGAGTCGGAGTTCGAGGTCCTCGACGTTTCCGAGTTCCTGCAAGGGGTGAAGGACCGCGTCCGGTTCTCCGTGCGGTTGAGCGAGGAGGGATATGTCGACGCCGTCGAATCGGTGCTCGGCAGGCTCGGGGAACTGGGCTTTCAGACGGACCGCATCGTCAACTTCTGGGGTGGCGGAGGCCGCCACAACGGACTGAACGTCACGTTGCGGGATGCCGCGGGCTTCGTGTTCGAGCTGCAATTTCCGACCGCGCTATCGCTGAGCATCGGCGATGACACCCACCCTGACTACGAGACCCTGCGCCTGAAGCGCGAGCCGGCCCGTCTGCGCGTGGACGCCTTCCTGCGGATGCTGGCGTTGAACAAGGAGAGGGATGTCGCGGCGCACCAGCCGGAAGGGCTGGACCGGCTGCCGATAGACAAGACGGTGGACACCACCCTCGAACGATTCATCGCCGACGAACCCGCCGCCTGGGGAACGTATGCTCGGGATCTCGATCGGCGGGGCATGTCCGTCGAGGAGGCGCTCGACCAATACGGCCTGACCCTTGACGAAGTACTCCCTGGCACCAGATCGGATGACGGAGATGGCCGACGAGAAATTCGACTATCAGGCGGTTCTGAAGTCCGACCAGTCGGGCGCGATAACCAGCCTGATCGCCTACCAGGCCCGGCTGGACGAGCCGTTCCAGGCGGTGATCTGGAGCGCACCCCGGAAGGCCTGGATCTACGCCCCGGCGCTGGCGGTCCCGATGCTGTACGACGACAAGTACCAGGACCGGACGCAGGTGATCGATCGGGCGGCGGCGGAACGGATCGCCCGGGAGACGCTGGGCACGGAACTGCCGAACGAGGCGACCCTGCGGAAGATGTGCGAGGAGGGCGAGCAGATGGGCTGGCAGTTCGGCCCACCCCGGGCGGCCTCACCACATCCCTGACCGTCGACGACTTCGATCTTAAAACCGCCGAACGGCGCATGCTGGATCGGCTTCCGCCCCACGAGACGGCCAGGATCGCGGCCTCGGTCGAAGACGCTCGGATTGTCGCGGCGCGGGTGCTTGTCGATCTGCGCGGCATCGAGAACGAGCTGGCCGACGCTGTTCCGCCGCCGAAGCTTGTGGGCACCGAGCACTCCTGCAAGACCTGGGAGTCCCTCGGACGTGCATACCTGGAGCAGGTCGAGACGGAAGGGTCCGATCTGGACGAGTTCCTGGCCGGCGCCAAGGATCGGGTCCGGTTCTCGTTCCAGATATCCGACGCCGAATACACAGCCACCGTCCAGGCGATCTTCGATGCGCTCCGGGGTTTGGGCTACCGACCGGGCAGGATGGTCAACTTCTGGCAGGGCGGCGGCCGGCACAACGGCCTTAACGTGACGGTGACCGACCCGTCCGGCGCCAAATTCGAGCTCCAGTTCCCAACAGCACTTTCGTGGGAAATCGGAAAGAAAACACATCGACTGTACGAGGTGATTCGGTTTCCGCTGGCCCCGTTTGAGTCCCGGGTCGACGCCTTCCTGCGGGTGCTAGCGGTCAACAAACGCGCCGAAATTGCTACCCATCAGCCCACCGATGTCGAGCGGCTCGGGCCGATGAAAACTGTCGACACCAGCTTCGGGACATGGATTGCGAAGCATTCGGACGAGTGGAATCGGCTGGCCTCGAGTCGAGTACCCTTCCAGGAGATTCTGGACAGACATGCGCTCACTCAGGACGACGTCTTCGGCACCAGTAGATCGGAACTGGATGATGACCGGCACGGAGTTCGCCTATCGGACGATCCTGAAGTCGGACGAGTCGGGCACGATAACGAGCATGGTGGCCCACCACATCGACGTGGCTCGCCCTCTCCAGGCGGTCCTGTGGAGCGTCCCCCGGAAGGCATGGATTTACGCACCGGGCCTGGCGGTTCGCTTCATCTACGACGACCAGCTACAGGACCGGGTCCAGGTGATCGACCGTCCGACGGCGGAAGAGATCGCACGGGACGTGCTGCGGGCCGACCTTCCGACCGAGGCGAGCCTGATGAGGCTGTGCGAGGAGGGCGAACGGATGGGCTGGACGTACGGCCCGCCCCGGGCGTAACGCCGCCGGCGGAGGGACGCGATTCCCGGCCGGGCGAGGACCCTCCAGACGCCGGCCACGAGTAG
- a CDS encoding YbaB/EbfC family nucleoid-associated protein, translating into MADRDANHALRARLDDVYGQYHRLRSGMDDMQRQLAELRVSAESDDGLIRATVGPRGELLDLRLDPRVYRDMDADGLARKIVATVERAAAKTSAQVEELVAGCLPADSGPMRYVRDNDFGSLLRRQDAIMREADGDA; encoded by the coding sequence ATGGCGGACCGCGATGCCAACCACGCGCTGCGAGCGCGCCTCGACGACGTGTACGGCCAGTACCACCGGCTGCGGTCCGGAATGGACGACATGCAGCGCCAACTCGCCGAGCTGCGGGTCAGCGCCGAGTCCGACGACGGCCTGATCCGCGCGACCGTCGGCCCCCGCGGCGAGCTCCTGGACCTGCGCCTGGACCCGCGCGTCTACCGCGACATGGACGCCGACGGGCTCGCCCGCAAGATCGTCGCGACGGTCGAGCGCGCGGCCGCGAAGACGTCCGCGCAGGTCGAGGAGCTGGTCGCCGGCTGCCTGCCGGCGGATTCGGGCCCCATGCGGTACGTCCGGGACAACGACTTCGGATCGCTGCTCCGCCGCCAGGACGCGATCATGCGCGAGGCGGACGGCGATGCCTGA
- a CDS encoding SUKH-3 domain-containing protein, which yields MITLEDAEEIAADWARGESERRGYECTPVVSEFDLGFVVWTRQPSTVLPIPGDGARTVIDRATGALSTYPGVPANVIAELYRTHRAAVAARRRTVDPEVELRRNARRRPAPTTAAHLTADGHLFIARGAKGDQEIDHHPLVAARLAALDPAETVRGTERHAELIVLSDALYEADRRRAEPMTLDEARTWLRTGEFEAFLVRDQGDPLGGTAARPCESCITILVDFALLPWSQLAFVEPFRPYSENIAQPGRFPDHVAGALADAGWRPMQQVVAEVLADGLIDDVVSVPGRRFRHRAFPAAREAIMAFPGIFCGLRGPGVRRWVRWLNLEPAAAAHSADVLGEFAEVIGASLFPLGVEAKGDAIVAIDERGRVFALDQGGEWFLGETLDQAVLSLLTGDGPAERVRDDGTW from the coding sequence ATGATCACGCTGGAGGACGCCGAGGAGATCGCAGCCGACTGGGCGCGGGGCGAATCCGAGCGCCGGGGGTACGAGTGCACGCCCGTCGTCTCCGAGTTCGACCTCGGGTTCGTGGTGTGGACGAGGCAGCCGTCGACGGTGCTGCCTATACCGGGCGACGGTGCCCGGACGGTCATCGACCGCGCGACCGGCGCGCTGTCCACGTACCCGGGTGTGCCGGCGAATGTGATCGCCGAGCTGTACCGGACGCACCGGGCCGCGGTGGCCGCGCGGCGCCGGACGGTCGATCCCGAGGTCGAGTTGCGGCGCAACGCGCGGCGCCGGCCGGCGCCGACCACGGCCGCGCATCTGACCGCCGACGGGCACCTCTTCATCGCCCGGGGCGCCAAGGGCGATCAGGAGATCGACCATCATCCGCTGGTCGCGGCCCGGCTGGCCGCTCTCGACCCGGCCGAAACGGTACGCGGCACCGAGCGCCACGCCGAGCTGATCGTGCTCTCGGACGCGCTGTACGAGGCGGATCGCCGGCGCGCCGAGCCGATGACGCTGGACGAGGCGCGCACCTGGCTGCGTACGGGCGAATTCGAGGCCTTCCTCGTCCGTGACCAGGGTGATCCCCTGGGCGGGACGGCGGCGCGGCCGTGCGAATCGTGCATCACGATCCTTGTCGACTTCGCGCTGCTGCCGTGGTCGCAGCTCGCGTTCGTGGAGCCGTTCCGGCCGTACTCGGAGAACATCGCGCAGCCGGGCCGCTTCCCCGATCACGTGGCCGGCGCGCTCGCGGACGCCGGCTGGCGGCCGATGCAGCAGGTGGTCGCCGAGGTGCTTGCCGACGGCCTGATCGACGACGTCGTGAGCGTCCCCGGCCGGCGTTTCCGGCACCGCGCGTTCCCGGCGGCGCGGGAGGCGATCATGGCGTTCCCGGGGATCTTCTGCGGGCTGCGGGGTCCGGGCGTGCGCCGGTGGGTCCGCTGGCTGAACCTGGAGCCGGCCGCGGCGGCGCACTCGGCGGACGTGCTGGGCGAGTTCGCCGAGGTGATCGGCGCCTCGCTGTTCCCTCTCGGTGTCGAGGCCAAGGGCGACGCGATCGTGGCTATCGACGAGCGCGGCCGGGTCTTCGCGCTGGACCAGGGCGGCGAGTGGTTCCTCGGCGAGACCCTGGACCAGGCGGTGCTGAGCCTGCTGACCGGCGACGGGCCGGCGGAGCGGGTCCGGGACGACGGCACCTGGTAG
- a CDS encoding zf-TFIIB domain-containing protein: MQMTCPKCHGEMRVYERSGVTVDQCTECRGIFLDRGELEKLFEAEANWNSRQAPPAAPRPAQAPQPGGYAAPPPPPAHGGGYAAPPPPGYGQPVYPAAAPYGAHQTHGYHGHYRQHGHHGHYRRKKSFLNELFD; this comes from the coding sequence ATGCAGATGACCTGTCCGAAGTGTCACGGCGAGATGCGGGTTTACGAGCGCAGCGGCGTCACGGTCGACCAGTGCACCGAGTGCCGCGGGATCTTCCTCGACCGCGGTGAGCTGGAGAAGCTCTTCGAGGCCGAGGCCAACTGGAACAGCCGGCAGGCGCCGCCCGCGGCACCGCGCCCGGCTCAGGCCCCGCAGCCCGGCGGCTATGCCGCCCCGCCCCCGCCGCCCGCGCACGGCGGTGGCTACGCGGCCCCGCCGCCGCCCGGTTACGGCCAGCCGGTCTACCCGGCCGCCGCGCCGTACGGCGCGCACCAGACGCACGGCTATCACGGCCACTACCGTCAGCACGGCCACCACGGCCACTACCGCCGGAAGAAGAGCTTCCTGAACGAACTGTTCGACTAG